A single genomic interval of Streptomyces graminofaciens harbors:
- a CDS encoding ParA family protein: MPARGSAPTGFEAVGSVAVRTFAAHQSPHSPGLTQPADQSMDGHHVNAMAGEGSGGVHNHFADYDELPDGHFYDPDAEYEPDPEYAATLAPDAARQRRERIGPTGRPLPYFPIPGPLTSHGPATIIAMCNQKGGVGKTTSTINLGAALAEYGRRVLLVDFDPQGALSVGLGVNPMELDLTVYNLLMERGMSADEVLLKTAVPNMDLLPSNIDLSAAEVQLVSEVARESTLQRALKPLLADYDYIVIDCQPSLGLLTVNALTAAHKVIVPLECEFFALRGVALLTETIEKVQERLNPELELDGILATMYDSRTVHSREVLARVVEAFDDHVYHTVIGRTVRFPETTVAGEPITTYASNSVGAAAYRQLAREVLARCHAE; the protein is encoded by the coding sequence ATGCCTGCGCGGGGCTCGGCCCCCACGGGATTCGAGGCTGTCGGCTCCGTCGCTGTCCGTACCTTCGCAGCCCACCAGAGTCCCCACAGTCCAGGGCTGACCCAGCCAGCAGACCAGAGCATGGATGGCCATCACGTGAACGCCATGGCCGGCGAGGGAAGTGGCGGGGTCCACAACCACTTCGCCGACTACGACGAGCTGCCCGACGGGCACTTCTACGACCCCGACGCCGAGTACGAGCCCGATCCGGAGTACGCGGCCACGCTCGCGCCCGACGCGGCCCGCCAGCGCCGCGAGCGCATCGGTCCGACCGGCCGCCCGCTGCCGTACTTCCCGATCCCGGGACCGCTGACCAGTCACGGCCCGGCGACGATCATCGCGATGTGCAACCAGAAGGGCGGCGTCGGCAAGACGACGTCGACCATCAACCTGGGCGCCGCGCTCGCGGAGTACGGCCGTCGTGTGCTGCTCGTCGACTTCGACCCGCAGGGCGCCCTGTCGGTCGGTCTCGGCGTGAACCCGATGGAGCTCGACCTCACGGTCTACAACCTGCTCATGGAGCGGGGGATGTCCGCGGACGAGGTCCTGCTCAAGACCGCGGTCCCGAACATGGACCTGCTGCCGAGCAACATCGACCTGTCGGCGGCCGAGGTCCAGCTGGTCTCCGAGGTCGCGCGCGAGTCGACGCTCCAGCGGGCCCTGAAGCCGCTGCTGGCCGACTACGACTACATCGTGATCGACTGTCAGCCGTCGCTGGGCCTGCTGACGGTGAACGCGCTGACCGCCGCGCACAAGGTGATAGTGCCCCTGGAGTGCGAGTTCTTCGCCCTTCGAGGTGTCGCGCTGCTGACGGAGACCATCGAGAAGGTCCAGGAGCGGCTCAACCCCGAGCTGGAGCTCGACGGGATCCTCGCCACGATGTACGACTCGCGCACGGTGCACAGCCGCGAGGTGCTCGCGCGTGTCGTCGAGGCGTTCGACGACCACGTCTACCACACGGTCATCGGGCGCACGGTCCGCTTCCCGGAGACCACGGTCGCCGGCGAGCCGATCACCACGTACGCCTCCAACTCCGTCGGCGCCGCCGCCTACCGCCAGCTCGCCAGGGAGGTGCTCGCCCGGTGTCACGCCGAGTGA
- the scpB gene encoding SMC-Scp complex subunit ScpB: MSEETTEATAGAPTVADLELKPALEAVLMVVDEPATEEHLAKILERPKRQVASALRELADEYAVQRRGFELRLIAGGWRFYTRPEYAAAVERFVLDGQQARLTQAALETLAVVAYRQPVSRSRVSAVRGVNCDGVMRTLLQRGLVAEAGAEPETGAILYTTTNYFLERMGLRGLDELPELAPFLPEAEAIEAETLEGVPSFDPDAPDADADDTTTTEL, encoded by the coding sequence GTGAGCGAGGAGACCACCGAGGCGACGGCGGGGGCACCCACCGTCGCCGATCTCGAGCTCAAGCCCGCCCTGGAGGCCGTGCTCATGGTCGTGGACGAGCCGGCGACCGAGGAGCACCTCGCGAAGATCCTGGAGCGGCCCAAGCGACAGGTCGCGAGCGCCCTGCGGGAACTGGCCGACGAGTACGCCGTGCAGCGACGCGGCTTCGAGCTGCGCCTCATCGCGGGCGGCTGGCGGTTCTACACCCGGCCCGAGTACGCGGCGGCCGTCGAGCGCTTCGTCCTCGACGGGCAGCAGGCCCGGCTCACCCAGGCCGCGCTGGAGACACTGGCCGTGGTCGCGTACCGCCAGCCGGTGAGCCGAAGCCGGGTCTCGGCCGTACGAGGAGTCAACTGCGACGGGGTCATGCGCACCCTCCTCCAGCGCGGTCTGGTCGCGGAGGCGGGCGCGGAACCCGAAACAGGTGCGATCCTGTACACGACGACGAACTACTTTCTGGAGCGGATGGGCCTGCGAGGCCTGGACGAGCTCCCGGAGCTCGCGCCCTTTCTCCCCGAGGCGGAGGCGATCGAGGCCGAGACGCTGGAAGGGGTCCCGTCGTTCGATCCGGACGCACCGGATGCAGATGCAGACGACACGACGACGACGGAACTTTGA
- a CDS encoding nucleotidyltransferase domain-containing protein: MQLPHPHALVRDHTIYSCVMGSRAFGLATDGSDTDRRGVFLAPTPLFWRFEKPPTHVEGPAEEQFAWELERFCELALRANPNILECLHSPLVEHLDGTGRELLSLREAFLSRRVHETFARYALGQRKKLDADLRVHGAPRWKHAMHLLRLLTSCRDLLRTGELTLDVGDRREPLLAVKRGEVPWPEVESRMTRLFEEAESAASRTPLPAEPDRARIEDFLIRTRRESALRPAEPNPHDELVQSAVRPDGLLRQP, encoded by the coding sequence ATGCAGCTCCCGCACCCGCACGCCCTGGTACGCGACCACACGATCTACTCCTGTGTGATGGGTTCACGCGCCTTCGGCCTGGCGACGGACGGCAGCGACACCGACCGCCGGGGTGTCTTCCTGGCTCCCACTCCCCTGTTCTGGCGCTTCGAGAAGCCGCCGACGCATGTGGAGGGCCCGGCGGAGGAACAGTTCGCCTGGGAACTGGAGCGGTTCTGCGAACTGGCACTGCGCGCCAACCCGAACATCCTGGAGTGCCTGCACTCACCGCTGGTGGAACACCTCGACGGGACGGGCCGCGAACTCCTCTCCCTCCGCGAGGCCTTCCTCTCCCGCCGGGTCCACGAGACGTTCGCCCGCTACGCCCTGGGGCAGCGCAAGAAGCTGGACGCGGACCTCCGGGTGCACGGCGCCCCTCGCTGGAAGCACGCCATGCATCTGCTCCGCCTCCTCACCAGCTGCCGCGACCTGCTCCGCACGGGCGAGCTGACACTCGACGTGGGCGACCGGCGCGAGCCCCTGCTGGCGGTGAAGCGCGGCGAGGTCCCCTGGCCGGAGGTGGAGTCCCGGATGACCCGGCTGTTCGAGGAGGCGGAATCGGCGGCGTCCCGGACCCCGCTGCCGGCGGAGCCGGACCGGGCGAGGATCGAGGACTTCCTCATCCGCACCCGACGCGAGTCAGCCCTCCGCCCCGCCGAGCCGAACCCGCACGACGAACTCGTGCAGAGCGCCGTACGCCCCGACGGACTCCTCCGGCAGCCCTGA
- a CDS encoding NUDIX domain-containing protein, whose amino-acid sequence MTIKDTAEQWEVRASDTPFVGNKTSVRTDDVVMPDGTVVRRDYQVHPGSVAVLALDEQDRVLVIRQYRHPVRQKLWEIPAGLLDVPGENPLHAAQRELYEEAHVKAEDWHVLTDVYTTPGGCDEAVRIFLARDLSAAEGRRFEVEDEEADMELARVPLDELVRGVLAGELHNNCLVVGVLSLVAARAGDGVDALRPADSPWPARPFES is encoded by the coding sequence ATGACGATCAAGGACACCGCCGAGCAGTGGGAGGTCCGGGCGAGCGACACACCGTTCGTCGGCAACAAGACCTCCGTGCGCACCGACGACGTGGTCATGCCCGACGGTACGGTCGTCCGCCGCGACTACCAGGTCCACCCCGGCTCGGTCGCCGTTCTCGCGCTCGACGAGCAGGACCGGGTCCTCGTCATCCGGCAGTACCGCCACCCCGTGCGCCAGAAACTGTGGGAGATCCCGGCCGGGCTGCTCGACGTCCCCGGCGAGAACCCGCTGCACGCCGCCCAGCGCGAGCTGTACGAGGAGGCGCACGTCAAGGCGGAGGACTGGCATGTGCTGACCGATGTGTACACGACCCCCGGCGGCTGTGACGAGGCCGTGCGGATCTTTCTCGCCCGGGACCTCTCGGCGGCCGAGGGCCGGCGGTTCGAGGTCGAGGACGAGGAGGCCGACATGGAGTTGGCCCGGGTTCCGCTGGATGAGCTGGTGCGGGGCGTGCTCGCCGGTGAGCTGCACAACAACTGCCTTGTGGTGGGGGTGCTTTCGCTGGTCGCCGCGCGCGCCGGGGACGGTGTCGACGCGCTGCGCCCCGCCGACTCGCCTTGGCCCGCGCGGCCGTTCGAGTCCTGA
- a CDS encoding NUDIX hydrolase, whose translation MTSPEGYDKYAYEPFAVTADLAVFTVRAGSLQVLLVERGQEPYAGRWALPGGFVLPDESAEEAAWRELAEETGVTDVSGLHLEQLRTYSEPGRDPRMRVVTVAFAALLPDPPVPHGGGDAAQAQWLRFDSIGPLAFDHDRILADAHERVGAKLEYTCLATSFCPPEFTLGELQQVYETVWGTALDRPNFRRKVLATPGFVEPIPGAARLTGGRGKPAALYRAGGATALHPPLLRPTSEGRS comes from the coding sequence ATGACCTCACCAGAGGGCTACGACAAGTACGCCTACGAACCCTTCGCCGTCACCGCGGACCTGGCCGTCTTCACCGTCCGCGCGGGCAGCCTCCAGGTGCTGCTCGTCGAGCGCGGGCAGGAGCCGTACGCGGGTCGCTGGGCCCTGCCCGGCGGGTTCGTGCTGCCGGACGAGTCGGCGGAGGAGGCCGCCTGGCGTGAACTCGCGGAGGAGACGGGCGTCACGGACGTCTCCGGACTCCACCTGGAGCAGCTGCGGACCTACAGCGAGCCGGGGAGGGACCCCCGGATGCGGGTCGTCACCGTCGCGTTCGCGGCGCTGCTCCCGGACCCGCCCGTGCCGCACGGCGGCGGTGACGCCGCCCAGGCCCAGTGGCTGCGCTTCGACTCCATCGGCCCGCTCGCCTTCGACCACGACCGCATCCTCGCCGACGCCCACGAACGCGTCGGCGCCAAGCTCGAGTACACCTGTCTCGCCACCTCCTTCTGCCCGCCCGAATTCACCCTCGGTGAGCTGCAGCAGGTCTACGAGACCGTGTGGGGTACCGCTCTCGACCGGCCCAACTTCCGGCGCAAGGTGCTGGCCACGCCGGGCTTCGTCGAGCCGATCCCCGGCGCCGCGCGCCTGACCGGCGGCCGCGGCAAGCCTGCCGCGCTGTACCGCGCGGGTGGGGCCACCGCCCTGCACCCGCCCCTGCTGCGACCCACCTCGGAAGGACGGTCCTGA
- a CDS encoding ADP-ribosylglycohydrolase family protein, with protein MTMTLLAKRAATGSLLGLAIGDALGFPTEFDDVPAILAKTGPWRAMELPKPAFVTDDTQMTLALGHGLRSAMDRGPLAPETLERAVRKEFVAWSRSPENNRAPGRTCLVACDYLAVERNPWQFASQIDSKGCGANMRVAPLGLIGPLSDEQRAGAAQLQAGLTHGHPTALAASDLTAHAIRLLAQGVEPLSLVGRLRSYAYENRSRYHTRWLGDLWTYSQDPSAEHFISRGWDECLDALDRVQGALRDPSPETDPCLATGEGWIAEEAFATGLLCFLLFLGEPVTAVRRAACTSGDSDSIACLTGAFAGAHHGPGVWPSEWADRIEYQSDLVSLGALWDA; from the coding sequence ATGACCATGACGCTGCTCGCGAAGCGCGCCGCCACCGGATCCCTGCTCGGACTCGCCATCGGGGACGCCCTCGGCTTCCCGACGGAGTTCGACGACGTCCCGGCGATCCTCGCCAAGACCGGGCCCTGGCGCGCGATGGAGCTGCCCAAGCCCGCGTTCGTCACGGACGACACACAGATGACGCTGGCGCTCGGGCACGGCCTGCGCTCCGCCATGGACCGCGGGCCGCTCGCCCCCGAGACCCTGGAGCGGGCCGTCCGCAAGGAGTTCGTCGCCTGGTCGCGCTCGCCGGAGAACAACCGCGCCCCCGGCCGTACCTGCCTGGTCGCCTGCGACTACCTCGCGGTCGAGCGCAACCCCTGGCAGTTCGCCAGCCAGATCGACTCCAAGGGCTGCGGGGCCAACATGCGGGTCGCGCCGCTCGGCCTCATCGGCCCGCTCAGCGACGAACAGCGCGCGGGCGCCGCCCAGTTGCAGGCCGGTCTCACCCACGGCCACCCCACCGCGCTCGCCGCGTCCGACCTCACGGCACACGCGATACGGCTGCTCGCGCAGGGCGTCGAACCGCTGAGCCTGGTCGGGCGGCTGCGTTCCTACGCCTACGAGAACCGCAGCCGCTATCACACGCGCTGGCTCGGCGACCTGTGGACGTACAGCCAGGACCCCTCGGCCGAGCACTTCATCTCCCGGGGCTGGGACGAGTGCCTGGACGCCCTGGACCGGGTCCAGGGGGCGCTGCGGGACCCGTCGCCCGAGACCGACCCCTGCCTGGCCACCGGCGAGGGCTGGATCGCCGAGGAGGCCTTCGCGACCGGCCTCCTCTGCTTCCTCCTCTTCCTCGGTGAACCGGTGACCGCCGTCCGCCGAGCCGCCTGCACCTCCGGCGACTCCGACTCCATCGCCTGCCTGACCGGAGCCTTCGCGGGCGCCCACCACGGCCCCGGCGTCTGGCCCTCGGAATGGGCGGACCGCATCGAGTACCAGAGCGACCTCGTGTCACTGGGGGCGCTCTGGGACGCTTGA
- a CDS encoding tetratricopeptide repeat protein, whose amino-acid sequence MADQAVDTGSVRVSGTGRPPAVEAAPTDSQFLGRTRELKELRADIDRAGLNTLAGRKAPHARVLLIAGRPGFGRTALAEELVRQVTDGYPDGVLRARLTEPGGTRVPTERTARELLGVLGLPTAPGADEDDLSEALREALADRRVLLLLDDAADAEQVDALLPDTPESLVVAVSEGPLTGISDVRPCTLGQLDTKSAVKLLERFTGSVRITVDPRSAEALAEVCAAQPAALRLAGGWLAARPTAAVSDLAKQLRAEDDDSPPLTRVFRFAYDALPSTPARILRLLALAPAGLVDPQTASALAGCSVNAALGALDDFVALGFLRAVDSPLPQYEVPGCLQPLLLSVVEARERPADLQLARARMLERTVRLLQSCRAITETDSPLAREKLLGMPKALRFPSPRAAEEWLRIRRPALLASARLAVADGELDTLARRLMSQLVRAMVAHFGTQAAAPDLYGIHRLVLDVAERRNLPREQAAALLNLGDLDARTGRTTAALARYRAALDAGRAANDPYATGRAMESVGGAHQELEDYERAADWYGRALAQRLARDEREDAARLYGRIAAAHTYAGRYGEALRNWRSALTGHRRLGDVGGQARALSEMARVQEYAGRPEEALRTCQEAVEWARQADDVRLQAALQLRLADTLERLGDPAAARLHRGAAERLLGDEPPEPEITTEHDANAYEIRSASTKD is encoded by the coding sequence GTGGCGGATCAGGCGGTGGACACCGGGAGCGTCCGGGTGTCCGGAACAGGGCGGCCCCCGGCTGTCGAGGCCGCCCCCACGGACAGTCAGTTCCTCGGCCGGACAAGAGAGTTGAAGGAACTCCGCGCCGACATCGACCGCGCGGGGCTCAACACCCTCGCCGGTCGGAAAGCCCCCCACGCGCGCGTGCTGCTCATCGCGGGCAGGCCCGGTTTCGGCCGTACCGCGCTCGCCGAGGAACTGGTCCGGCAGGTTACCGACGGTTACCCCGATGGGGTGCTCCGCGCCCGGCTCACCGAGCCCGGCGGCACCCGCGTACCCACCGAGCGCACGGCGCGCGAGCTGCTCGGCGTGCTCGGGCTGCCGACCGCGCCCGGCGCCGACGAGGACGACCTCAGCGAGGCTCTGCGCGAGGCCCTCGCCGACCGCCGGGTGCTGCTCCTGCTCGACGACGCGGCCGACGCCGAGCAGGTCGACGCACTGCTGCCGGACACCCCCGAGTCGCTGGTCGTCGCGGTCTCCGAGGGGCCGCTGACGGGCATCTCCGACGTCCGCCCGTGCACCCTGGGCCAGTTGGACACCAAGTCCGCCGTCAAGCTGCTGGAACGCTTCACCGGCTCGGTGCGCATCACCGTCGACCCGCGCTCCGCCGAGGCGCTCGCCGAGGTCTGCGCCGCCCAGCCCGCCGCGCTGCGGCTCGCCGGCGGCTGGCTCGCCGCCCGGCCCACGGCGGCAGTCTCCGACCTGGCCAAACAGCTGCGCGCCGAGGACGACGACAGCCCGCCGCTCACCCGTGTCTTCCGGTTCGCGTACGACGCCCTGCCGAGCACCCCCGCCCGGATACTGCGACTGCTCGCCCTCGCCCCGGCCGGCCTCGTCGACCCGCAGACCGCCTCCGCCCTGGCCGGCTGCTCGGTGAACGCGGCCCTGGGCGCGCTGGACGACTTCGTGGCACTCGGGTTCCTGCGCGCCGTCGACTCGCCGCTGCCGCAGTACGAGGTCCCCGGCTGCCTCCAGCCGCTGCTGCTCTCCGTCGTCGAGGCCCGGGAGCGCCCGGCCGATCTGCAGCTGGCCCGCGCCCGGATGCTGGAGCGGACCGTACGGCTGCTGCAGTCCTGCCGGGCCATCACCGAGACCGACAGCCCGCTCGCCCGCGAGAAGCTGCTCGGCATGCCGAAGGCGCTGCGGTTCCCGAGCCCCCGCGCCGCCGAGGAGTGGCTGCGCATCCGGCGCCCCGCGCTGCTGGCCTCCGCCCGGCTCGCGGTGGCCGACGGGGAGCTGGACACACTGGCCCGGCGCCTGATGTCCCAGCTGGTTCGCGCCATGGTGGCGCATTTCGGTACGCAGGCCGCGGCTCCCGACCTGTATGGCATCCACCGGCTCGTCCTCGACGTCGCCGAGCGCCGGAACCTGCCCCGCGAGCAGGCCGCCGCGCTGCTGAACCTCGGCGACCTGGACGCCCGCACCGGCCGTACGACCGCCGCGCTCGCCCGCTACCGGGCCGCGCTCGACGCCGGACGGGCCGCGAACGATCCGTACGCGACCGGCCGCGCGATGGAATCCGTAGGCGGCGCCCACCAGGAGCTGGAGGACTACGAGCGGGCCGCCGACTGGTACGGCAGGGCGCTCGCCCAGCGGCTCGCCCGGGACGAGCGTGAGGACGCCGCCCGGCTCTACGGCCGTATCGCCGCCGCGCACACCTACGCGGGCCGCTACGGCGAGGCGCTGCGCAACTGGCGCTCGGCGCTCACCGGCCACCGGCGGCTCGGCGATGTGGGCGGCCAGGCACGGGCGTTGAGCGAGATGGCGCGGGTCCAGGAGTACGCGGGACGGCCCGAGGAGGCGTTGCGTACCTGTCAGGAGGCCGTGGAGTGGGCGCGGCAGGCCGACGACGTCCGGTTGCAGGCCGCGCTCCAGCTCAGGCTGGCCGACACGCTGGAGCGGCTCGGCGACCCGGCGGCGGCCCGGCTGCACCGGGGCGCCGCCGAGCGATTGCTGGGTGATGAGCCGCCCGAGCCCGAGATCACGACGGAACACGACGCTAACGCCTACGAAATCCGTAGTGCATCAACGAAAGATTGA
- a CDS encoding Rieske (2Fe-2S) protein, protein MTMDATRRTVLAAGAAGAAALLAGCGEYGDDGGDGGSDEQSSPKASGTGDSGAGGEELAKADEIPVGGGTIFKDQKVVVTQPEKGDFKAFSAICTHRACTVGSVEDGTINCPCHGSKFKIADGAVAHGPATEPLPAEQIKVSGNSILLA, encoded by the coding sequence ATGACGATGGACGCGACACGGCGCACGGTTCTGGCGGCGGGGGCGGCGGGCGCGGCGGCGCTGCTGGCGGGGTGCGGCGAGTACGGGGACGACGGGGGCGACGGGGGTTCGGACGAGCAGTCGTCACCGAAGGCGTCGGGGACGGGTGACAGCGGCGCCGGGGGCGAGGAACTGGCCAAGGCGGACGAGATCCCGGTCGGCGGCGGCACGATCTTCAAGGACCAGAAGGTCGTGGTGACACAGCCCGAGAAGGGCGACTTCAAGGCGTTCTCCGCGATCTGCACCCACCGGGCCTGCACGGTCGGCAGCGTCGAGGACGGGACGATCAACTGTCCGTGCCACGGCAGCAAGTTCAAGATCGCGGACGGAGCGGTGGCGCACGGCCCGGCCACCGAGCCGCTGCCGGCCGAGCAGATCAAGGTCTCGGGAAATTCGATTCTCCTGGCCTGA
- a CDS encoding pseudouridine synthase, translated as MRSSGSGSGRNSGRGKPRGTGGGGSQPKGGGGRDDRPKRAGKPRPEERRYDVGPGGTHDGPKSGRGASARGGAKGGPKQGQGTGRGRSVPATSREYEARAEERNRERYAGKKDVKLPKTFPGAEQEGERLQKVLARAGYGSRRACEELIEQARVEVNGEIVLEQGKRVDPEKDEVKVDGLTVATQSYQFFSLNKPAGVVSTMEDNEGRQCLGDYVTNRETRLFHVGRLDTETEGVILLTNHGELAHRLTHPKYGVKKVYLAHIVGPIPRDLGKQLKDGIQLEDGYAKADHFRVVEQTGKNYLVEVTLHEGRKHIVRRMLAEAGFPVDKLVRVAFGPITLGDQKSGWLRRLSNTEVGMLMQEVDL; from the coding sequence ATGCGAAGCAGTGGCAGTGGCAGTGGCAGGAACAGTGGGCGCGGCAAGCCCCGGGGAACCGGTGGGGGCGGCTCCCAGCCGAAGGGCGGGGGAGGGCGCGACGACAGGCCGAAGCGCGCGGGCAAGCCCCGTCCCGAGGAGCGCCGCTACGACGTAGGGCCGGGCGGGACCCATGACGGCCCGAAGTCCGGGCGCGGCGCCTCCGCGCGCGGCGGTGCCAAGGGCGGACCCAAGCAGGGCCAGGGCACCGGGCGCGGCCGTTCGGTCCCGGCGACCTCCCGCGAGTACGAGGCGCGGGCCGAGGAGCGCAACCGCGAGCGGTACGCGGGCAAGAAGGACGTCAAGCTGCCCAAGACCTTCCCCGGCGCCGAGCAGGAGGGCGAGCGGCTGCAGAAGGTGCTCGCGCGCGCGGGCTACGGCTCCCGGCGTGCCTGCGAGGAGCTGATCGAGCAGGCGCGGGTCGAGGTCAACGGCGAGATCGTGCTCGAGCAGGGCAAGCGCGTCGACCCGGAGAAGGACGAGGTGAAGGTCGACGGCCTGACCGTCGCGACCCAGTCGTACCAGTTCTTCTCCCTGAACAAGCCCGCCGGCGTCGTGTCGACGATGGAGGACAACGAGGGCCGTCAGTGCCTCGGCGACTATGTGACCAACCGCGAGACGCGGCTCTTCCACGTCGGGCGGCTCGACACCGAGACCGAGGGCGTCATCCTGCTCACCAACCACGGTGAGCTGGCGCACCGGCTGACCCACCCCAAGTACGGCGTGAAGAAGGTCTACCTCGCGCACATCGTGGGCCCGATCCCGCGTGACCTGGGCAAGCAGCTCAAGGACGGCATCCAGCTGGAGGACGGGTACGCGAAGGCGGACCACTTCCGGGTCGTCGAGCAGACCGGCAAGAACTACCTCGTCGAGGTCACCCTCCACGAAGGGCGCAAGCACATCGTGCGCCGGATGCTGGCCGAGGCCGGCTTCCCCGTCGACAAGCTGGTGCGCGTCGCCTTCGGGCCGATCACCCTCGGCGACCAGAAGTCGGGCTGGCTGCGCCGTCTGTCGAACACCGAGGTCGGGATGCTGATGCAGGAGGTCGACCTCTAG
- the ald gene encoding alanine dehydrogenase — translation MIDVKVGIPREVKNNEFRVAITPAGVHELVRHGHQVVIERGAGLGSSITDAEYVAAGAGILPTADEVWATADLLLKVKEPVAEEYHRLRKDQTLFTYLHLAASKECTDALVESGTTAIAYETVELPNRALPLLAPMSEVAGRLAPQVGAYHLMRASGGRGVLPGGVPGVAAGRAVVIGGGVSGWNAAQIAIGMGFHVTLLDKDINKLKEADKIFGTRIQTVVSNAFELEKACLEADLVIGAVLVPGAKAPKLVTNELVSRMKPGSVLVDIAIDQGGCFEDSRPTTHAEPTFPVHDSVFYCVANMPGAVPNTSTRALTNATLPYIVELADHGWVEALRRDPALAKGLNTHDGKVVYREVAQAHGLEHIDLESLLG, via the coding sequence GTGATCGACGTGAAGGTCGGTATCCCCCGCGAGGTCAAGAACAACGAGTTCCGGGTGGCCATCACCCCGGCCGGCGTGCACGAACTGGTGCGCCACGGCCATCAGGTCGTCATCGAGCGGGGTGCCGGACTCGGCTCGTCGATCACGGACGCCGAGTACGTCGCCGCGGGCGCCGGGATCCTCCCGACCGCCGACGAGGTGTGGGCCACCGCCGACCTGCTGCTCAAGGTCAAGGAGCCCGTCGCCGAGGAGTACCACCGCCTCCGCAAGGACCAGACGCTCTTCACCTACCTGCATCTGGCCGCGTCCAAGGAGTGCACGGACGCCCTCGTCGAGTCGGGCACGACCGCGATCGCGTACGAGACCGTCGAGCTGCCCAACCGCGCGCTCCCGCTGCTCGCGCCGATGTCCGAGGTCGCCGGCCGGCTCGCCCCGCAGGTCGGCGCCTACCACCTGATGCGTGCCAGCGGCGGCCGCGGTGTACTGCCCGGCGGTGTCCCCGGGGTCGCGGCGGGCAGGGCCGTCGTCATCGGCGGCGGTGTGTCCGGCTGGAACGCCGCGCAGATCGCCATCGGCATGGGCTTCCACGTGACCCTGCTCGACAAGGACATCAACAAGCTCAAGGAAGCCGACAAGATCTTCGGCACGAGGATCCAGACCGTCGTCTCCAACGCCTTCGAACTGGAGAAGGCGTGCCTGGAGGCCGACCTCGTCATCGGCGCCGTTCTCGTCCCCGGAGCCAAGGCCCCGAAGCTGGTCACCAACGAGCTGGTGTCGCGCATGAAGCCTGGAAGTGTCCTTGTCGACATCGCGATCGATCAGGGCGGCTGCTTCGAGGACTCCCGTCCGACCACCCACGCCGAGCCGACCTTCCCGGTCCACGACTCGGTCTTCTACTGCGTCGCCAACATGCCCGGCGCGGTCCCCAACACCTCCACCCGCGCGCTGACCAACGCCACGCTGCCGTACATCGTCGAACTCGCCGACCATGGCTGGGTCGAGGCACTGCGGCGCGACCCCGCGCTCGCCAAGGGCCTCAACACCCATGACGGCAAGGTCGTTTACCGAGAGGTCGCGCAGGCGCACGGACTGGAGCACATCGACCTGGAGTCCCTGCTCGGCTGA
- a CDS encoding segregation and condensation protein A produces the protein MTSRDTSATASGGSAGRRRALGRGPGAAPPAAESEPSVEERSSDEAGEHNAVRTEDVPGTPEPQEPESSDDGVFKVRLANFEGPFDLLLQLISKHKLDVTEVALSQVTDEFMSHIKAMGPDWDLDETTEFLVVAATLLDLKAARLLPAAEVEDEADLALLEARDLLFARLLQYRAYKQIADIFNRRLGEEARRYPRTVGLEPHHAELLPEVVISIGAEGFAKLAVKAMQPKPKPQVYVDHIHAPLVSVQEQAGIVVARLRELGEASFRVLVEDTDDTLTVVARFLALLELYREKAVALDQETALGDLLVRWTGGDGDETPTVTDEFDRPPEPPGKEKA, from the coding sequence ATGACCTCGCGCGACACCTCGGCCACGGCCTCCGGCGGTTCAGCCGGTCGTCGGCGTGCGCTGGGGCGGGGTCCTGGGGCCGCGCCCCCGGCCGCCGAGAGCGAGCCGTCGGTCGAGGAGCGTTCTTCGGACGAGGCCGGTGAGCACAACGCCGTCCGGACCGAGGACGTACCCGGCACCCCGGAACCCCAGGAACCCGAGTCGTCCGACGACGGTGTCTTCAAAGTTCGGCTCGCCAACTTCGAGGGTCCTTTCGATCTCCTCCTCCAGCTGATCTCCAAGCACAAGCTCGACGTCACCGAGGTCGCCCTCTCCCAGGTCACCGACGAGTTCATGTCGCACATCAAGGCCATGGGGCCGGACTGGGACCTGGATGAGACGACCGAGTTCCTCGTCGTCGCCGCGACGCTGCTCGATCTGAAGGCGGCCCGCCTGCTGCCCGCCGCCGAGGTCGAGGACGAGGCCGACCTGGCGTTGCTCGAAGCGCGGGATCTGCTGTTCGCGCGGCTGTTGCAGTACCGCGCGTACAAGCAGATCGCCGACATCTTCAACCGGAGGCTGGGCGAGGAGGCGCGGCGGTATCCCCGTACCGTCGGGCTGGAGCCGCACCACGCCGAGCTGCTGCCCGAGGTGGTCATCAGCATCGGAGCGGAAGGATTCGCCAAGCTGGCCGTGAAGGCCATGCAGCCGAAGCCCAAGCCGCAGGTGTACGTCGATCACATCCACGCGCCCCTCGTCAGCGTGCAGGAGCAGGCCGGGATCGTCGTCGCGCGGCTGCGTGAGCTGGGCGAGGCGTCCTTCCGGGTGCTCGTCGAGGACACCGACGACACCCTGACCGTCGTCGCCCGCTTCCTCGCGCTGCTGGAGCTGTACCGGGAGAAGGCCGTGGCCCTCGACCAGGAGACCGCGCTCGGGGACCTGCTCGTGCGCTGGACCGGCGGTGACGGGGACGAGACACCGACGGTGACGGACGAGTTCGACCGGCCGCCCGAGCCCCCCGGGAAGGAGAAGGCGTGA